From one Halothece sp. PCC 7418 genomic stretch:
- a CDS encoding mechanosensitive ion channel family protein: protein MESISNFLSNLPKTTEIDTRIIAGLVLFLMISALLGVLLLIPKVASALTQRLFSEQASTVYKKTFAPFQSWLFLTFLLGVLDLGLKYFVKASWIHLLEVPLALGVAILVSWVGASIFSRYFDIYLLDAAIQSKRKINSELLLLGKILVNAGIILVVIVVFAQTHEVNLFGLIASLGVGGLAVAFAAQKSLEQLLGGIVLYVDRPFVADDYIGLPDGTFGRVESIGLRSTRIRVSGKGTLMVVPNNFLTQTNIENFTGAKKVISMIYINFSQPISDTEKAFIRQVIINSTKEIFGIDPRSTEITFKPMEREGMQITQAQVSFFILGSGEVSMDLRRQLLDAARQNINRELQEFGISFDLEERTINVDAPITL from the coding sequence ATGGAAAGTATATCCAACTTTTTAAGCAATTTACCCAAAACGACAGAAATTGATACAAGAATTATTGCGGGTCTTGTTTTATTTTTAATGATTTCTGCACTGTTGGGCGTTTTACTCCTAATTCCCAAAGTTGCAAGTGCTCTCACGCAGCGTCTTTTTTCTGAGCAAGCAAGTACCGTTTATAAAAAAACATTTGCACCGTTCCAAAGCTGGTTATTTCTTACTTTTTTATTAGGGGTGTTAGATCTAGGATTAAAGTATTTTGTAAAAGCGAGTTGGATTCATTTGCTAGAAGTTCCTCTTGCTTTAGGAGTTGCCATTTTAGTGTCTTGGGTTGGAGCTAGCATTTTCAGTCGCTATTTTGATATTTACTTATTAGATGCTGCGATTCAAAGCAAAAGGAAAATCAATAGCGAACTATTACTTTTGGGAAAAATCCTTGTTAATGCTGGTATAATTTTAGTCGTTATTGTTGTTTTCGCTCAAACCCATGAGGTTAATTTATTTGGTTTAATTGCAAGTTTAGGGGTAGGTGGTTTAGCAGTTGCATTTGCTGCTCAAAAAAGTTTAGAACAACTCTTGGGGGGGATTGTTTTATATGTTGATCGCCCGTTTGTTGCCGATGATTATATTGGTTTACCTGATGGAACATTTGGACGAGTAGAATCAATTGGGTTACGTTCAACTCGGATTCGCGTCTCAGGAAAAGGAACATTAATGGTCGTTCCCAATAACTTTCTGACCCAAACTAATATTGAGAACTTTACGGGGGCGAAAAAAGTGATCTCGATGATTTATATTAATTTCTCCCAGCCAATTTCCGATACAGAAAAAGCCTTTATTCGACAAGTGATTATCAATAGTACCAAAGAAATTTTTGGCATTGATCCGCGAAGCACTGAAATTACATTTAAACCTATGGAAAGAGAGGGAATGCAAATTACTCAAGCCCAAGTTAGCTTTTTTATTTTAGGATCGGGAGAAGTGTCTATGGACTTACGTCGCCAGCTTTTAGATGCAGCGCGACAAAATATTAATCGTGAGTTGCAAGAGTTTGGAATTAGTTTTGATTTAGAAGAACGGACGATCAATGTTGATGCACCGATTACCCTGTGA